From Paucibacter aquatile, the proteins below share one genomic window:
- the petA gene encoding ubiquinol-cytochrome c reductase iron-sulfur subunit: MSDQQVDHGKRTWLIATSCAGAVGGVATAVPFVSTFTPSERAKAAGAAVEADISGLKPGEKMTVEWRGKPVWIVRRTPEQLEALKGIDGQLADPNSDRKAYPTPEYAKNTHRSIKPEFFVGVGICSHLGCSPSDKFQAGPQPSLPDDWHGGFLCPCHGSTFDLAGRVFKNKPAPDNLEVPPHMYLSDAKILIGEDKKA; this comes from the coding sequence ATGAGTGACCAGCAAGTGGACCACGGCAAGCGCACCTGGCTCATCGCCACAAGTTGCGCCGGTGCCGTTGGCGGCGTAGCCACCGCCGTACCTTTCGTCAGTACTTTCACACCGTCCGAGCGTGCCAAGGCCGCCGGTGCCGCCGTGGAAGCCGATATCAGCGGCCTCAAGCCGGGTGAGAAGATGACCGTCGAATGGCGCGGCAAGCCCGTGTGGATCGTCCGTCGTACGCCCGAGCAGTTGGAAGCCCTGAAGGGTATTGACGGCCAACTGGCCGATCCGAACTCGGACCGCAAGGCCTACCCGACGCCCGAGTACGCCAAGAATACCCATCGCTCGATCAAACCCGAGTTCTTCGTCGGCGTGGGCATCTGCTCGCACCTGGGCTGCTCGCCCAGCGACAAGTTCCAGGCCGGTCCTCAGCCCTCGCTGCCGGATGATTGGCACGGCGGCTTCCTGTGCCCCTGCCATGGCTCGACCTTCGACCTGGCTGGCCGTGTGTTCAAGAACAAGCCGGCGCCCGACAACCTTGAGGTGCCCCCTCACATGTACCTGTCCGACGCCAAGATCCTGATTGGCGAAGACAAGAAGGCTTGA